In a single window of the Esox lucius isolate fEsoLuc1 chromosome 22, fEsoLuc1.pri, whole genome shotgun sequence genome:
- the LOC105019744 gene encoding uncharacterized protein LOC105019744 isoform X2 translates to MVATRDTGVLSVNCFTTLLDSLYQAIRYPNRSKTENWHTRTRDYCGYLYNVSAIKRGKKKQYFTAVLMEENESRTIMVFQTLLQERFVMAERKRTPVKLEKVVLQPNYKLSTKFTEISRFSILEDLPFKYNSGINVRVEDMSLNLAAHNVDKKNAETIKVNVTVEVIQRLQDSHCVTRAQKRLPMVKYLVGDMDGNQTTLATLVVWNHEHTVEEGKWYRVTNVSVGRSRNQITINTTPDSTLANVPSGGKCNVPPGMIDCQEFKGKIIGHLLSEEHTCPQGHPLERVNPCGRSVTCEKCPMTYISSSVKNIFRGNLSIQSDVDSLIREFHVEDRVIRKVLWEDLKSVKEVEDALVALPPVTITVLSGNVLSIAALTQDVATQKSAAHIAWTEGV, encoded by the exons GGTCCAAAACTGAGAATTGGCACACAAGAACAAGAGATTACTGTGGATATTTATACAATGTCTCAGCTATTaagagagggaagaagaaaCAATATTTCACTGCAGTTTTAATGGAGGAAAACGAGAGCAGGACTATTATGGTTTTTCAGACACTGCTGCAAGAACGCTTTGTCATGGCAGAGAGAAAAAG aaCTCCAGTGAAGTTGGAAAAAGTGGTGCTCCAGCCAAACTACAAGTTGTCAACCAAGTTTACTGAGATATCTAGATTTTCCATCCTTGAGGatttacccttcaaatataacAGCGGTATTAATGTAAGGGTCGAGGATATGTCCCTGAACCTAGCTGCCCATAATGTGGACAAAAAAAATGCTGAAACAATTAAG GTGAACGTTACAGTGGAGGTGATTCAGAGACTGCAAGACAGCCATTGTGTAACAAGAGCCCAAAAAAGGCTTCCCATGGTGAAATACCTTGTAGGTGATATGGATGGCAATCAGACTACACTTGCAACCCTGGTCGTGTGGAACCATGAACACACAGTTGAAGAGGGGAAATGGTACAGAGTTACCAATGTTTCTGTAGGTAGGTCCAGGAATCAAATTACCATTAACACAACACCAGACTCTACTCTTGCCAACGTACCCAGTGGTGGGAAATGCAATGTGCCACCGGGAATGATTGACTGTCAGGAGTTCAAAGGGAAAATCATTGGACACTTGCTGTCCGAGGAGCACACCTGTCCACAAGGACACCCGCTGGAGAGGGTGAACCCCTGTGGAAGAAGCGTGACTTGTGAGAAGTGCCCTATGACGTACATATCATCcagtgtaaaaaatatattcagaGGAAACCTCTCCATACAGTCTGATGTGGACAGTCTGATCAGAGAGTTTCATGTAGAGGACAGAGTGATCAGAAAGGTTCTGTGGGAGGATTTGAAGTCTGTGAAGGAAGTTGAGGACGCACTTGTCGCGCTGCCTCCAGTGACGATCACTGTTCTCAGTGGTAATGTGTTATCCATTGCAGCTCTGACTCAGGACGTTGCCACACAGAAATCTGCAGCGCATATAGCTTGGACTGAGGGTGTCTGA
- the LOC105019744 gene encoding uncharacterized protein LOC105019744 isoform X1, translating to MAKEFMCEKKIFLIEALSGNASFILQYTQTEKLLTDREYRNIHGLVQSQNQERIVIDLIDLLSQKGEDFCCGFLDLLKSPEIVKTMPKLRDMDWDTRSLAPSSTQTRSKTENWHTRTRDYCGYLYNVSAIKRGKKKQYFTAVLMEENESRTIMVFQTLLQERFVMAERKRTPVKLEKVVLQPNYKLSTKFTEISRFSILEDLPFKYNSGINVRVEDMSLNLAAHNVDKKNAETIKVNVTVEVIQRLQDSHCVTRAQKRLPMVKYLVGDMDGNQTTLATLVVWNHEHTVEEGKWYRVTNVSVGRSRNQITINTTPDSTLANVPSGGKCNVPPGMIDCQEFKGKIIGHLLSEEHTCPQGHPLERVNPCGRSVTCEKCPMTYISSSVKNIFRGNLSIQSDVDSLIREFHVEDRVIRKVLWEDLKSVKEVEDALVALPPVTITVLSGNVLSIAALTQDVATQKSAAHIAWTEGV from the exons AATACAGAAACATTCATGGACTTGTGCAAAGTCAAAACCAGGAGAGGATTGTCATTGACCTTATTGATTTACTGAGTCAAAAAGGAGAGGATTTCTGCTGTGGTTTTCTGGACCTCTTAAAGTCGCCAGAGATAGTTAAGACCATGCCTAAACTTAGAGATATGGATTGGGACACCAGATCTCTAGCGCCATCAAGCACCCAAACAA GGTCCAAAACTGAGAATTGGCACACAAGAACAAGAGATTACTGTGGATATTTATACAATGTCTCAGCTATTaagagagggaagaagaaaCAATATTTCACTGCAGTTTTAATGGAGGAAAACGAGAGCAGGACTATTATGGTTTTTCAGACACTGCTGCAAGAACGCTTTGTCATGGCAGAGAGAAAAAG aaCTCCAGTGAAGTTGGAAAAAGTGGTGCTCCAGCCAAACTACAAGTTGTCAACCAAGTTTACTGAGATATCTAGATTTTCCATCCTTGAGGatttacccttcaaatataacAGCGGTATTAATGTAAGGGTCGAGGATATGTCCCTGAACCTAGCTGCCCATAATGTGGACAAAAAAAATGCTGAAACAATTAAG GTGAACGTTACAGTGGAGGTGATTCAGAGACTGCAAGACAGCCATTGTGTAACAAGAGCCCAAAAAAGGCTTCCCATGGTGAAATACCTTGTAGGTGATATGGATGGCAATCAGACTACACTTGCAACCCTGGTCGTGTGGAACCATGAACACACAGTTGAAGAGGGGAAATGGTACAGAGTTACCAATGTTTCTGTAGGTAGGTCCAGGAATCAAATTACCATTAACACAACACCAGACTCTACTCTTGCCAACGTACCCAGTGGTGGGAAATGCAATGTGCCACCGGGAATGATTGACTGTCAGGAGTTCAAAGGGAAAATCATTGGACACTTGCTGTCCGAGGAGCACACCTGTCCACAAGGACACCCGCTGGAGAGGGTGAACCCCTGTGGAAGAAGCGTGACTTGTGAGAAGTGCCCTATGACGTACATATCATCcagtgtaaaaaatatattcagaGGAAACCTCTCCATACAGTCTGATGTGGACAGTCTGATCAGAGAGTTTCATGTAGAGGACAGAGTGATCAGAAAGGTTCTGTGGGAGGATTTGAAGTCTGTGAAGGAAGTTGAGGACGCACTTGTCGCGCTGCCTCCAGTGACGATCACTGTTCTCAGTGGTAATGTGTTATCCATTGCAGCTCTGACTCAGGACGTTGCCACACAGAAATCTGCAGCGCATATAGCTTGGACTGAGGGTGTCTGA
- the zswim2 gene encoding E3 ubiquitin-protein ligase ZSWIM2, translated as MFRKTVWKNTVSDAVSWHQDQALNTTILILKEYGPTGFLLKEEGETKNFKVCLGDPHTCACSTFNKERDLCKHICWVLLRKFRLPREHEYCFQQGLVERQILELLQGSHKSRTPRPVDPPGSAAKPTRPEPDDGDGSVRRKEIEADDVCPICQEDMLAKRLPVCYCRYGCGNSVHISCMKVWADHQARPEGEAAVKCPLCREDFGPVELLLEQVRTAAKLFTAAERERPDRHLGVLCNSCGIGPVTGKCFKCTVCRYYHLCEDCMGRRRHPQHEFAFRAKRSQKWQGSSAADGGVVRVESDPLPDHVFRSLPAVRVRSGCRLLDPGQQCRICLKSFQQGQRARHLPCHHRFHTGCIDPLLRQSNSCPLDGYVIYNPLTWSCAGGKATTRPASPTHAQAKLTEQHRLELFVPGVALLDRAARVLPSLVADNTEAPASAPAPLPRDTMVIDLQGLRIHKRNAEHIKRVAKKDRPLLQSVIHHKTLSSEHPRPDTCSMRLGSIKSLSLGKGLTQTHATTTNMLGEVHRGTERELFVGVNRSDGDTTTATGAQPRAVVSLWKPRPRNAQPGTGDRQKTSGLRMTGVVIKHQREK; from the exons ATGTTTAGGAAAACTGTCTGGAAGAATACCGTGAGTGATGCCGTTAGCTGGCATCAGGACCAAGCACTGAACACAACCATACTTATCCTGAAAGAGTATGGTCCGACCGGATTCCTACTTAAAGAGGAAGGCGAAACCAAAAACTTCAAG GTGTGCTTGGGAGACCCTCATACCTGTGCTTGTTCAACATTCAACAAAGAGAGGGACCTCTGCAAACATATATGCTG GGTTTTACTGCGAAAATTCAGACTGCCTAGGGAACATGAAT ATTGCTTTCAGCAGGGCCTAGTGGAGAGACAAATTCTGGAGTTGCTACAGGGTTCACACAAGAGCAGAACACCTCGACCAGTAGACCCACCTGGCTCTGCGGCTAAACCCACCAGACCAGAGCCAGATGACGGGGACGGGTCAGTCAGGCGTAAAGAGATTGAAGCTGACGATGTGTGTCCCATCTGCCAAGAGGACATGCTGGCGAAACGGCTGCCTGTGTGCTACTGCAG GTACGGCTGTGGCAACAGCGTCCACATCTCCTGTATGAAGGTGTGGGCCGACCACCAGGCGCGTCCTGAGGGGGAGGCCGCGGTTAAGTGCCCGCTGTGCAGGGAGGACTTCGGGCCGGTCGAGCTGCTCCTGGAGCAAGTCAGGACCGCCGCAAAGCTCTTCACAGCTGCTGAGAGGGAGAGGCCCGACAGGCACCTCGGGGTGCTCTGCAACAGCTGCGGGATCGGCCCGGTCACCGGCAAGTGTTTCAA ATGCACCGTCTGCCGTTACTATCACCTCTGCGAGGACTGCATGGGGAGGAGGCGCCACCCTCAGCATGAGTTTGCCTTTCGTGCG aAGAGAAGTCAGAAGTGGCAAGGCAGCAGCGCTGCGGACGGCGGCGTGGTCCGCGTCGAGAGTGACCCGCTGCCGGATCACGTGTTCAGGAGCCTCCCCGCGGTCAGAGTGCGGAGTGGCTGCCGCCTGCTGGACCCTGGGCAGCAGTGCAGGATCTGCCTGAAGAGCTTCCAGCAGGGTCAGCGGGCTAGACACCTGCCCTGTCATCACAGG TTCCACACAGGCTGCATCGACCCGTTGCTTCGGCAGTCCAATTCCTGCCCCCTGGATGGCTACGTCATCTACAACCCCCTGACatggagctgtgccgggggtaAGGCCACGACCAGGCCGGCCTCCCCAACCCATGCCCAGGCTAAGCTCACAGAGCAGCACAGGCTGGAGCTGTTTGTCCCTGGAGTAGCCCTCTTGGATAGGGCCGCCAGGGTCCTTCCCTCCCTGGTGGCGGATAACACCGAAGCCCCAGCCAGTGCCCCGGCCCCCCTCCCTCGGGACACTATGGTCATCGACTTACAAGGTCTACGCATCCATAAACGAAACGCTGAACATATAAAGAGAGTGGCCAAGAAGGATAGACCTCTTCTCCAATCCGTTATCCATCACAAGACACTTTCCTCCGAGCATCCAAGGCCTGACACGTGTAGCATGAGGCTAGGCAGCATCAAGTCACTGTCCTTGGGTAAGGGTTTGACCCAAACACATGCTACCACAACTAACATGCTGGGGGAGGTCCACAGAGGGACGGAAAGGGAGCTGTTTGTAGGTGTGAACAGGTCAGATGGAGACACGACGACCGCTACTGGTGCTCAGCCCAGAGCGGTCGTTTCCCTGTGGAAACCAAGACCCAGGAATGCCCAACCGGGCACAGGAGACAGGCAGAAGACCTCTGGTCTGAGAATGACAGGGGTGGTGATCAAACACCAGAGGGAAAAGTAG